In a genomic window of Gloeocapsopsis dulcis:
- a CDS encoding DUF3800 domain-containing protein — MKLEYSEFALYLDDSGSPKPNPNDQCPFFGMGGVLINRGHEQIIEALVLEFKQRWNIAVDIPLHGSEIHSRKTIMIG; from the coding sequence ATGAAATTAGAGTACAGTGAATTTGCTTTATACCTCGATGATTCAGGTAGTCCTAAACCCAATCCAAACGACCAGTGTCCTTTTTTTGGGATGGGTGGTGTTTTAATAAACAGAGGTCATGAACAGATTATTGAAGCATTAGTGTTAGAGTTTAAACAGCGTTGGAATATTGCTGTAGATATACCTTTGCATGGAAGCGAAATACATTCTAGAAAAACAATTATGATTGGTTAG
- a CDS encoding alkaline phosphatase D family protein: MARWDVERLLLTQMQRRRLLIGVSALTSFAIASQFSRRVVAQPQFSDYPFKLGVASGEPLPDGFVIWTRLAPEPLNGGGMPRQNIAVRWQVARDPKMRQVVQQGVAIATPELAHSVHVEAQGLEPNRWYWYQFKAGNDTSRIGRTRTAPARGDRLQQLTFAFASCQDWQNGFYSAYRNMAQEELDFVVHLGDYIYEYGPDFSKPRQHNSPEIISLADYRNRHALYKTGFHLQAVHARFPWIVTWDDHEVDNNYANLIPEDDQTREEFIKRRADAYQAYYEHMPLRLSSLPKGPNMQLYRRLTFGDLAEFFVLDTRQYRTDQPCGDGLKPRCAEALAENATMTGKEQERWLFRGLERSQARWNVIAQQTMMAQFDFDARSDSEVFNLDQWDGYVAARDRLFNFIQQRQPANPVVITGDIHSSWVHDLKADFNNPASATIGTEFVGTSITSDFPAVFIAPVTAALANNPHTKFFNGAFRGYVRCQLTPKQWHSDYRVVSTILNPQAPVSTLASFIVENGQPGAQKA; the protein is encoded by the coding sequence ATGGCTCGTTGGGATGTAGAGCGCTTGCTACTGACTCAGATGCAGCGGCGGCGCTTATTGATCGGTGTGAGTGCCTTAACAAGTTTCGCGATCGCGAGTCAGTTTTCTCGCAGAGTTGTAGCCCAACCACAGTTTTCTGATTATCCCTTTAAACTCGGTGTCGCTTCGGGAGAACCCTTACCCGATGGTTTTGTTATCTGGACGCGGTTAGCACCCGAACCACTTAACGGTGGTGGTATGCCAAGGCAGAATATTGCCGTTCGCTGGCAAGTTGCTCGCGATCCGAAAATGCGGCAAGTTGTGCAACAAGGAGTGGCGATCGCCACTCCTGAACTCGCACACTCGGTTCATGTAGAAGCCCAAGGATTAGAGCCTAATCGGTGGTATTGGTACCAGTTTAAGGCGGGTAATGACACAAGTCGTATCGGGAGAACGCGCACTGCACCAGCACGGGGCGATCGCTTACAACAACTAACTTTCGCGTTTGCTTCGTGTCAAGACTGGCAAAATGGCTTTTATTCTGCCTACCGCAACATGGCACAGGAAGAACTCGATTTTGTTGTACATCTTGGTGACTATATTTACGAATACGGACCTGATTTCAGCAAACCGCGCCAACACAACAGTCCTGAAATTATCAGTCTAGCGGACTACCGCAACCGTCATGCTTTGTACAAAACCGGATTTCACTTGCAAGCGGTTCATGCGAGGTTTCCCTGGATTGTCACCTGGGACGATCATGAAGTTGATAATAATTACGCTAACTTAATTCCCGAAGACGATCAAACGCGAGAGGAATTTATCAAGCGCCGTGCGGATGCTTATCAAGCTTACTACGAGCATATGCCATTGCGTTTATCTTCCTTACCAAAAGGTCCCAATATGCAACTTTATCGGCGTTTGACTTTTGGTGACTTGGCAGAGTTTTTTGTATTAGATACTCGGCAATACCGCACCGATCAGCCGTGTGGTGATGGATTAAAACCTCGATGTGCGGAGGCTTTAGCTGAAAATGCGACGATGACGGGCAAAGAGCAAGAGCGCTGGTTGTTCAGAGGATTAGAACGATCGCAAGCACGTTGGAATGTGATTGCCCAACAAACAATGATGGCTCAATTTGACTTTGATGCGCGTTCAGATAGTGAGGTGTTTAACCTCGATCAGTGGGATGGTTATGTAGCGGCACGCGATCGCCTATTTAACTTCATCCAACAACGCCAACCTGCTAACCCTGTTGTCATTACAGGTGACATTCACTCTAGCTGGGTACACGATCTCAAAGCTGACTTTAACAATCCTGCTTCAGCCACGATTGGTACAGAATTTGTCGGGACTTCGATTACTTCCGATTTTCCAGCCGTATTTATCGCCCCAGTTACAGCAGCTTTAGCAAATAATCCACATACGAAGTTTTTCAACGGTGCTTTCCGAGGCTATGTCCGCTGTCAACTTACACCCAAACAATGGCATAGCGATTATCGAGTAGTTTCGACAATTCTCAATCCGCAAGCCCCAGTGAGTACGCTGGCATCTTTTATTGTTGAGAATGGGCAACCAGGTGCTCAGAAAGCATAG
- the petN gene encoding cytochrome b6-f complex subunit PetN, translating to MEILTLGWVTLLVAFTWSIAMVVWGRNGL from the coding sequence ATGGAAATTCTGACGCTCGGTTGGGTTACGCTGCTGGTTGCCTTCACATGGTCAATTGCAATGGTAGTTTGGGGTCGTAACGGACTGTAA